One window from the genome of Natronomonas pharaonis DSM 2160 encodes:
- a CDS encoding ABC1 kinase family protein, with protein sequence MRGFHTRLLEVTVKLLPFAFAFLRDRRRWLLVGGSRRVSDEVHSARAERLVATLLSLGPAFIKAGQVLSTRPDLVPPVYAEALSSLQDEIPESEGQDPKAVVEAELGDAVDTETLSPVAGGSLAYVYTADVDGRRQALKVRRPGLKPKIERDLEVIRRLIPVVGLIADENQRYSIANIADDFERIILEELDFEREGRMMRRIGENFADDDRVYIPDVDEERTTEQVLVMEYVEGSKITDEAALADRGIDAQEMADRIADIYLTMGLEHGVFHADPHPGNLAVTDDGTLLIYDYGMSEQLTPETQRLITDLYRSLARRDVDGIIDALVGLDVLAPTADRADVRRVVELAMKNLEGRSDIDWRDITSELFGMLHDFPFRIPPNVMLLVRVGTVAEGVCRQLDPEFDFVAFVREFLLERGLFEDELRSSVAAASADLQQSLPALAGLPARTDRLFDRLERGQLTVKTERAGPTESALGYAVLAGALAVAAAVLVFHEQPYELLAAVAALGCLVQFLRRA encoded by the coding sequence ATGAGAGGATTCCATACGCGGCTGCTTGAGGTCACGGTCAAGCTCCTCCCGTTTGCGTTTGCCTTCCTCCGTGACCGCCGACGGTGGCTACTCGTCGGCGGCTCGCGGCGGGTTTCTGATGAGGTCCACAGCGCGCGCGCCGAACGGCTCGTTGCAACGCTGCTGTCGCTTGGCCCCGCGTTCATCAAGGCCGGGCAGGTGCTTTCGACGCGGCCGGACCTCGTGCCACCGGTGTATGCGGAGGCGCTTTCGTCGCTACAGGACGAGATTCCCGAATCGGAGGGCCAAGACCCGAAAGCGGTCGTCGAAGCCGAACTTGGCGATGCCGTCGACACGGAGACGCTGTCGCCCGTCGCCGGCGGGTCGCTCGCGTACGTCTATACGGCCGATGTCGATGGCAGACGGCAGGCCCTGAAAGTCAGGCGGCCGGGGCTGAAACCGAAAATCGAACGCGACCTCGAAGTCATTCGGCGGCTGATTCCGGTTGTCGGCCTCATCGCCGACGAAAACCAGCGGTACTCGATTGCGAACATCGCCGACGACTTCGAGCGCATCATCCTGGAGGAACTCGACTTCGAGCGCGAAGGGCGGATGATGCGCCGCATTGGCGAGAACTTTGCCGACGATGACCGGGTGTACATCCCCGATGTCGACGAGGAGCGAACCACCGAACAGGTGCTCGTGATGGAGTATGTCGAGGGGAGCAAGATAACCGACGAGGCGGCGCTGGCCGACCGCGGTATCGATGCCCAGGAGATGGCTGACCGCATCGCCGATATTTACTTGACGATGGGGTTGGAACACGGCGTCTTCCACGCCGACCCGCATCCGGGCAACCTCGCAGTTACTGATGACGGGACACTGCTCATCTACGATTACGGGATGAGCGAACAGCTCACCCCGGAGACACAGCGGCTGATAACCGACCTCTACCGGTCGCTCGCCCGCCGCGATGTCGACGGTATCATCGACGCGCTGGTCGGCCTTGACGTGCTCGCGCCGACCGCCGACCGCGCCGACGTCAGGCGGGTCGTCGAACTCGCGATGAAGAACCTCGAAGGCCGCTCCGATATCGACTGGCGAGACATTACATCAGAGCTTTTCGGGATGCTCCATGACTTCCCGTTCCGCATCCCCCCGAACGTGATGCTTCTGGTCCGGGTTGGAACCGTCGCGGAGGGCGTCTGCAGACAGCTCGACCCCGAGTTCGACTTCGTGGCGTTCGTCCGCGAGTTCCTGCTCGAACGCGGGCTCTTCGAAGACGAGCTTCGGTCGTCGGTAGCGGCGGCGTCGGCCGACCTCCAGCAGTCCCTCCCGGCCCTGGCCGGGCTGCCGGCCAGAACCGACCGCCTCTTCGACCGGCTCGAACGCGGACAGTTGACCGTCAAGACTGAACGCGCCGGCCCGACCGAGTCGGCGCTGGGGTATGCGGTGCTGGCGGGAGCGCTCGCGGTCGCCGCGGCCGTCCTCGTCTTCCACGAACAGCCCTACGAACTCCTCGCCGCCGTCGCCGCGCTCGGCTGTCTGGTGCAGTTTCTCCGCCGTGCCTGA
- a CDS encoding DUF7550 family protein yields the protein MSDDTDADADDAEPPERSTAPQSEYTTGQVAFGFVVALVGVAITFGMPLAFL from the coding sequence ATGAGCGACGATACCGATGCCGACGCCGACGACGCGGAGCCGCCGGAGCGTTCGACTGCTCCGCAAAGCGAGTACACAACGGGACAGGTGGCCTTCGGCTTCGTCGTCGCCCTCGTCGGCGTCGCCATCACGTTCGGGATGCCGCTGGCGTTCCTGTAG
- a CDS encoding saccharopine dehydrogenase family protein — MSLLIYGAYGYTGELIAEEAVDRDLDVVVAGRDKRKVRDLAARLNCKGRRFDLDAAADNLDDIEAVLNCAGPFVETYEPLVEACLETGTHYLDITGELSVFEAIAERDREAEKAGVCLLPGVGFDVVPTDCLAGHLHDMHPSADELRLGFDPSGTISKGTLASVIEHLDEGGKVRRDGRLVDVPPAHKRRYIDFGRGERSAATIPWGDVSTAYYTTGIENIEVYTAMPSEAAIALKYGSGIVSPVLGAEPVKGALQTLAKTVVSGPSEKQRREGVCYVWGEATDGERTVTARLKTPETYALTVDAATTAAARILDDAPAGFETPAAAFTPEFVLALDGVEGFF; from the coding sequence ATGTCCCTGCTCATCTACGGTGCCTACGGCTACACCGGCGAACTCATTGCTGAAGAAGCAGTCGACCGTGACCTCGATGTCGTCGTCGCTGGCCGCGACAAACGGAAGGTCCGTGACCTCGCCGCCCGGCTGAACTGCAAGGGCCGCCGCTTCGACCTCGATGCCGCTGCCGACAACCTCGACGATATCGAAGCAGTTCTCAACTGCGCCGGACCGTTCGTTGAAACCTATGAACCGCTCGTCGAGGCGTGTCTGGAGACCGGCACCCACTATCTGGATATCACCGGCGAGCTTTCGGTCTTCGAAGCCATCGCGGAGCGGGACCGAGAGGCCGAGAAGGCCGGCGTCTGCCTGTTGCCGGGCGTGGGCTTTGACGTGGTGCCAACCGACTGTCTGGCCGGTCACCTCCACGATATGCATCCGTCGGCCGACGAACTGCGGTTGGGCTTTGACCCCTCGGGGACCATCTCGAAGGGGACGCTCGCGTCGGTCATCGAACATCTCGACGAGGGAGGCAAGGTTCGCCGAGACGGTCGCCTCGTCGACGTGCCGCCGGCACACAAGCGCCGATATATTGATTTCGGCCGCGGCGAGCGGTCGGCGGCGACGATTCCGTGGGGTGATGTCTCGACGGCCTACTACACGACCGGCATCGAAAACATCGAGGTCTACACGGCGATGCCGAGCGAGGCCGCTATCGCGCTGAAATACGGCAGCGGTATCGTCAGTCCAGTGCTGGGTGCCGAGCCGGTCAAAGGCGCGCTACAGACGCTCGCAAAGACGGTCGTCTCCGGCCCCTCCGAAAAACAGCGACGCGAGGGCGTCTGTTACGTCTGGGGTGAGGCGACCGACGGCGAGCGAACGGTCACCGCACGACTGAAGACCCCAGAGACGTACGCGCTGACGGTCGACGCCGCCACAACGGCGGCAGCGCGTATCCTCGACGACGCGCCAGCCGGCTTCGAGACGCCGGCAGCAGCATTCACACCGGAGTTCGTTCTTGCCCTCGATGGCGTCGAGGGCTTCTTCTGA
- a CDS encoding type IV pilin produces MADIRGQSNVVGSILLVAIVLVVVVGFGAATFPNYATDNSDPNVDIEVADVTANEVEIAHTQGDSLNADEVEVRVDSGSSYVSDSERYDDTDSFDQGDSVFRTHFVDEGDTVEVMVIDEVTNTVLLDTEELVPEAEPSALSVSIDSVSEEVYIDEDAVEDDNELVGIDHIGDEAELEYTVKNEGGQPVTIESEDLRLEVGTGGYEAYTNINDPTTLEGYTESGDAHVESDIIDDWDLTGAQQQGVANTDETNVALFANGVSDDAEITVYGGPHFDPEIQNTTETINATETFEFEANVTNDGDLPDTQTINATLYDLDNQTVVDSVLNEKTLSLDPEEHDTADFENDDGLEIPEYGHDTRLQVNVTTHNAEVEDGYETETIDVNAPPSFTVDLNDAPEAIEVDEVATMNATIENIGDNPGEQTVSLDVPDADPETAEEETIELAAGEETDVSLDVVFTSEDVGTVDIAVQSEDSSEQARSVTVYEPMEVELEEPAPVFAEEEATITATVTNPNEHAAQSEELTLWLGDDDEENDPAEVWSGTVEVDAGGETTVSEEHIPGKEEVRDVPVDAELERGGEDSTEIHVENLYVGFDGISDTETSGLLSGDGARVEAPVVYDSTISVTVEEVRIDNVEHADPLRVSQHSFDGGATLKFGDQEVMERDWFDEGIYVGETVEITNFDLPAVENELADSIVFNRFADEPGGITGIVDVWVAHDMRGANYDFTLIGESEDLTDVDGDPRDIERSITVNVPAGDEVPTEDELEEHAEDLEAAYETVSEDADELDDDQQEAVDEVGDYVEGVDSDIDATENENDRIGVQNDINANYAVLEEAYDDIDCDWHQVLGWTCGDL; encoded by the coding sequence TTGGCAGATATCCGTGGACAGTCGAACGTCGTCGGGTCGATACTACTGGTCGCGATTGTACTGGTGGTCGTGGTCGGCTTCGGCGCGGCGACGTTTCCGAACTACGCGACAGACAACAGCGACCCGAACGTTGATATCGAAGTGGCCGATGTCACCGCAAATGAGGTCGAAATCGCACACACCCAGGGTGATTCGCTGAACGCCGATGAGGTCGAGGTTAGAGTAGATAGTGGGTCGTCGTATGTGTCCGACAGCGAACGCTACGACGACACTGATAGCTTTGACCAAGGCGATTCCGTGTTTAGAACGCACTTCGTTGATGAAGGCGACACGGTTGAAGTGATGGTCATCGATGAGGTGACGAATACAGTGCTGTTGGATACAGAGGAGCTGGTTCCGGAAGCGGAGCCGTCGGCACTCAGCGTGAGCATCGACTCCGTCTCCGAAGAGGTCTACATTGATGAAGACGCGGTCGAAGACGACAACGAACTGGTCGGTATTGACCACATCGGAGACGAAGCAGAGCTTGAATACACGGTGAAAAACGAGGGCGGGCAGCCGGTGACCATAGAAAGTGAGGACCTCCGGCTGGAAGTCGGCACCGGTGGCTACGAGGCATACACCAACATCAACGACCCCACCACGCTCGAAGGCTACACTGAATCCGGCGACGCACACGTCGAATCTGACATCATAGACGATTGGGACCTCACCGGCGCACAGCAGCAAGGGGTTGCCAACACCGACGAGACAAACGTCGCATTGTTCGCCAACGGCGTCTCTGACGACGCCGAAATCACCGTCTACGGTGGCCCCCACTTCGACCCAGAAATCCAGAATACCACCGAGACGATAAACGCCACTGAGACGTTCGAATTCGAGGCAAACGTCACGAACGACGGCGACCTGCCCGACACCCAGACGATTAACGCAACGCTGTACGACCTCGACAACCAAACGGTGGTCGACAGTGTGCTCAATGAAAAGACCCTCTCGTTGGACCCTGAAGAGCACGATACAGCCGACTTCGAAAACGATGATGGCCTCGAAATCCCTGAATACGGCCACGACACGCGCCTCCAGGTCAACGTCACGACACACAACGCCGAGGTGGAAGACGGCTACGAAACGGAGACAATCGATGTCAACGCTCCGCCGAGCTTCACTGTCGACCTCAATGACGCCCCCGAAGCTATCGAAGTCGATGAGGTGGCGACGATGAATGCCACCATCGAAAACATCGGCGACAACCCCGGCGAGCAGACAGTTTCACTCGATGTCCCTGACGCAGACCCCGAAACCGCCGAGGAGGAAACGATAGAGCTTGCCGCTGGCGAAGAGACCGATGTCAGTCTCGATGTCGTATTCACCTCCGAGGATGTCGGCACCGTCGACATCGCCGTCCAAAGCGAAGACAGCAGCGAGCAGGCACGTAGCGTCACCGTCTACGAGCCGATGGAGGTCGAGCTCGAAGAGCCCGCTCCGGTCTTCGCCGAAGAGGAAGCGACCATCACAGCGACCGTAACAAACCCGAACGAACACGCTGCACAGTCAGAGGAACTGACACTGTGGCTCGGTGACGACGACGAAGAAAACGACCCCGCCGAGGTCTGGAGCGGAACGGTTGAGGTTGATGCCGGCGGGGAGACGACAGTAAGCGAAGAACACATCCCCGGCAAAGAGGAGGTCCGTGACGTGCCGGTTGACGCCGAACTTGAACGTGGCGGCGAAGACAGCACGGAAATCCACGTTGAGAACCTCTATGTTGGATTCGACGGTATCTCCGACACGGAGACCAGCGGCCTCCTCTCCGGTGATGGTGCTCGCGTCGAAGCTCCCGTTGTCTACGACTCCACTATCAGTGTTACAGTAGAAGAAGTTCGAATCGACAATGTCGAACACGCCGACCCGCTCCGGGTCAGCCAGCATAGCTTCGACGGCGGCGCGACCCTCAAGTTCGGCGACCAAGAGGTGATGGAACGCGATTGGTTCGACGAAGGAATCTACGTCGGTGAAACTGTGGAGATAACGAATTTCGACCTCCCTGCCGTAGAGAATGAACTCGCCGATAGTATCGTCTTCAACCGGTTCGCCGACGAGCCCGGGGGAATCACGGGTATCGTCGACGTCTGGGTGGCCCACGACATGCGCGGTGCGAATTACGACTTTACCCTCATCGGCGAATCAGAAGACCTGACTGACGTCGATGGGGACCCCCGCGACATTGAACGGTCGATTACCGTTAACGTTCCCGCCGGGGACGAAGTGCCCACGGAAGACGAACTCGAAGAGCATGCTGAAGACCTCGAAGCGGCTTACGAGACCGTCAGCGAAGACGCCGACGAGTTAGACGACGACCAGCAGGAAGCCGTCGATGAAGTCGGTGACTACGTCGAGGGGGTCGACAGCGATATTGACGCGACTGAGAACGAAAACGACCGCATCGGTGTCCAAAACGACATCAATGCCAACTACGCCGTGCTCGAAGAGGCCTATGACGACATCGACTGCGACTGGCACCAAGTCTTGGGCTGGACCTGCGGCGACCTCTGA
- a CDS encoding LolA family protein: MATVRELLVVGLLAGALLAGASVLESPTGDAENEAPDPDTLWEATFVYSEALESIEGERTTIVETGNETRTRTVAVAERPYTDYRTAVLEAPLPGDEGEVYVSNATVNWWYNPTTNSADYFRPAEPFTDAEIRDARSENAEERRALVEVEYAGTETIADREAHVLDVAAANETATRGIELLVGDREFVFALDSVDPNDELLVVETRVWIDAEYDYPLKEQAVFIEDDDERHVYTERFESVTFNGDIGDDAFAFEPPEDAMVTDISG; this comes from the coding sequence ATGGCCACTGTCAGGGAGCTACTCGTTGTCGGGCTCTTGGCCGGCGCGCTCTTGGCCGGCGCGTCCGTCCTCGAATCACCGACGGGGGACGCCGAGAACGAAGCCCCCGACCCCGACACACTGTGGGAGGCGACGTTCGTCTACAGCGAAGCCCTCGAAAGCATCGAGGGCGAGCGAACGACGATTGTCGAGACCGGAAACGAGACGCGAACACGAACGGTCGCGGTTGCGGAACGGCCTTATACGGACTACCGAACGGCGGTATTGGAGGCGCCGCTCCCCGGAGATGAGGGAGAGGTGTACGTCTCCAACGCCACCGTGAACTGGTGGTACAACCCCACCACCAACAGCGCCGACTACTTCCGTCCGGCGGAGCCGTTTACCGACGCCGAGATACGCGACGCCCGGAGCGAAAACGCCGAGGAGAGACGTGCCCTCGTCGAGGTCGAATACGCCGGCACCGAGACAATCGCAGACCGAGAGGCCCACGTTCTTGACGTCGCTGCGGCCAACGAAACGGCAACCCGCGGTATCGAATTGCTCGTCGGCGACCGGGAGTTCGTCTTCGCACTCGATTCTGTCGACCCGAACGACGAACTCCTCGTCGTGGAGACGCGGGTGTGGATTGACGCCGAGTACGACTATCCGCTCAAAGAGCAGGCCGTCTTCATCGAAGACGACGACGAGCGACACGTCTACACGGAGCGCTTCGAGTCAGTGACGTTCAACGGCGACATCGGCGACGACGCGTTCGCGTTCGAGCCACCGGAGGACGCGATGGTGACCGACATAAGCGGGTAA
- a CDS encoding stage II sporulation protein M, which produces MAIAPALRAVIAVFRGRASDLLPAFFLTPAISAVVQVVGLGGFALSYLYLATTGRLERFQSALADRELDPPSPEDPAFEAWLEELVPVFEVLLPPAVVGLLAVTALVAVVLFVALYGVALAAQLSASVATLRDRRGTTAALAGARRHTGAMVVLVVFEVFLWVLATAVAGVAGAMAALLLPGILFVAVALVVTLAWLAAVVCIRALFAFAPVAVVEDGVGAGDGLRRAGGYIRRNAGDAVGYYLLALGLLGVVGVLSGGGEAGARAAAVAGFVVVSPALAVLKTALYAGTVDAIAPPAVPERSAAAQLSSGLRRGLAELGAFVRATPGTHAVATGLILGGFGLGWMLAAPYEGLVTASIEARLEDHFAPTAAVFFAANNWTVAVGTALSGLTLAVPAAASLVFNGVVFGVYGRLEADPEALAAFVAPHGVLEIPAIIAAGAAGLWLGVAGWRRLRGRCSDAELADRIERSFWVLVGIGVVLAVAGFIEGFISPSVAGLV; this is translated from the coding sequence ATGGCCATTGCCCCTGCGCTCCGTGCCGTCATCGCGGTGTTTCGCGGCCGAGCAAGCGACCTCCTCCCGGCGTTCTTTTTGACCCCAGCTATCTCCGCTGTCGTACAGGTCGTCGGGCTCGGCGGCTTCGCGCTGTCCTATCTGTACTTGGCGACAACGGGGCGGCTCGAACGGTTCCAGTCAGCGCTCGCAGACCGCGAACTCGACCCACCATCGCCGGAGGACCCGGCGTTTGAAGCGTGGCTCGAAGAGCTGGTCCCGGTCTTCGAGGTGCTCTTGCCCCCTGCAGTAGTCGGGCTGCTGGCAGTGACAGCGCTTGTCGCCGTCGTGTTGTTCGTCGCGCTGTACGGTGTCGCACTCGCGGCACAGCTTTCGGCGTCCGTGGCGACGCTTCGTGACCGACGGGGAACGACGGCCGCGCTCGCGGGCGCACGCAGGCACACGGGAGCGATGGTCGTGCTCGTCGTCTTCGAGGTCTTCCTGTGGGTGCTCGCGACGGCCGTCGCGGGCGTGGCCGGCGCGATGGCGGCGCTGCTGCTCCCAGGCATTCTCTTTGTCGCCGTTGCGTTGGTGGTCACGCTCGCGTGGCTCGCCGCCGTCGTCTGCATCCGGGCGCTTTTCGCCTTCGCTCCGGTGGCCGTCGTCGAAGACGGCGTCGGTGCCGGGGATGGGCTCCGGCGCGCTGGTGGCTACATCCGGCGCAACGCTGGTGACGCCGTCGGCTACTATCTGCTGGCTCTCGGCCTACTCGGCGTCGTCGGCGTGTTGAGCGGCGGTGGCGAGGCCGGTGCCCGGGCTGCCGCTGTCGCGGGCTTTGTGGTCGTCTCGCCCGCGCTGGCTGTGCTGAAGACGGCGCTGTATGCGGGGACGGTCGATGCCATCGCGCCGCCGGCCGTACCCGAGCGGTCGGCGGCGGCACAGCTCAGTTCCGGGCTCCGGCGCGGCCTTGCCGAGCTCGGGGCGTTCGTTCGGGCAACGCCGGGGACCCACGCCGTTGCGACGGGGCTCATCCTCGGCGGGTTTGGACTCGGGTGGATGCTCGCGGCCCCCTATGAGGGCCTCGTAACAGCCTCTATCGAGGCGCGGCTGGAGGACCACTTCGCGCCGACGGCGGCGGTCTTTTTCGCTGCCAACAACTGGACCGTCGCGGTGGGGACGGCCCTTTCGGGGCTTACACTGGCGGTGCCCGCAGCGGCGTCGCTGGTGTTTAACGGCGTCGTCTTCGGCGTGTACGGCCGGCTTGAGGCCGACCCCGAAGCGCTCGCTGCGTTTGTCGCTCCACACGGTGTCCTTGAGATTCCGGCCATCATCGCGGCGGGCGCGGCTGGGCTGTGGCTCGGCGTCGCCGGCTGGCGGCGGCTCCGTGGACGGTGTTCGGATGCCGAACTGGCCGACCGCATCGAGAGAAGCTTCTGGGTGCTTGTCGGTATCGGCGTCGTACTGGCTGTAGCCGGCTTCATTGAGGGCTTTATCAGCCCGAGCGTCGCCGGGCTCGTGTGA
- a CDS encoding chemotaxis protein CheD, with protein sequence MAALPAESDTSERIKVSIADYAVAEAGTISTSGLGSCLGLAIYDPEAGVSALVHPMLPRRDGNDDRPPERFVDSGIDVVVDALLEHGASKASLRAKIAGGAAVVDFGSDDGDSIGDRNIEVAREELSDRGIELVGEEVGGDCGRTVKVDAATGDVNVSRTDGEETTL encoded by the coding sequence GTGGCTGCACTTCCGGCCGAATCCGACACAAGCGAACGAATCAAAGTCTCGATAGCCGACTACGCGGTCGCGGAAGCGGGCACTATCTCGACAAGCGGCCTCGGGTCGTGTCTCGGCCTCGCCATCTACGACCCGGAGGCCGGCGTCAGCGCGCTCGTCCATCCGATGTTGCCACGGCGGGACGGCAACGACGACCGGCCGCCGGAACGATTTGTCGACTCCGGCATCGATGTCGTCGTTGATGCGCTGCTTGAGCACGGTGCATCGAAGGCGTCGCTGCGGGCAAAGATAGCCGGCGGTGCAGCCGTTGTCGATTTCGGTTCCGACGACGGCGACTCGATTGGCGACCGCAACATCGAGGTCGCACGCGAAGAGCTCTCCGACCGCGGCATCGAGTTGGTCGGCGAGGAGGTCGGCGGCGACTGCGGCCGGACGGTCAAAGTCGACGCCGCGACCGGCGATGTCAACGTCTCCCGGACGGACGGCGAAGAGACGACGCTGTAG
- a CDS encoding creatininase family protein has translation MYLGDVSWPEAGTHLDATDVALVPVGSTEQHGPHLPLSTDHVIAEGLAREAADRAGVVCTPTITVGVSPHHRQFHGTMSVEAPVFRDYVESLSRSLVYQGIDRIVYVNAHGGNVEHLREVGRRLHEDGAAYAVEWMWDESIPDLVDDLFEQNGPHAGPKETSMVWYLADNVREDELADARDGGCPALEDIRTTYNGARLFYDAIENSDNGAFGDPTDATAAKGERLFEAASEQLADLAEWLAAQPWETLAPREHVRSRDESKR, from the coding sequence ATGTATCTCGGAGACGTATCGTGGCCCGAGGCCGGCACCCACCTCGATGCCACCGACGTTGCGCTCGTGCCCGTCGGCTCGACGGAACAGCACGGCCCCCACCTCCCGCTTTCGACCGACCACGTCATCGCGGAGGGGCTGGCCCGCGAGGCTGCCGACCGTGCGGGTGTCGTCTGTACCCCGACAATCACCGTCGGCGTCAGCCCGCATCACCGGCAGTTCCACGGGACGATGTCCGTCGAGGCCCCCGTCTTCCGCGACTACGTCGAGTCGCTGTCCCGCAGCCTCGTCTACCAGGGCATCGACCGCATCGTCTACGTCAACGCCCACGGCGGCAACGTCGAACACCTCCGGGAGGTCGGCCGCCGGCTCCACGAGGACGGGGCCGCCTACGCCGTCGAGTGGATGTGGGACGAGTCTATCCCCGACCTCGTCGACGACCTTTTCGAACAGAACGGCCCCCACGCCGGCCCCAAGGAGACGTCGATGGTTTGGTATCTCGCTGACAACGTCCGCGAGGACGAACTCGCCGACGCCCGTGACGGCGGCTGCCCTGCCCTCGAAGATATTCGGACGACCTACAACGGCGCGCGGCTCTTCTACGACGCCATCGAAAACAGCGACAACGGAGCCTTCGGCGACCCGACTGACGCCACAGCGGCGAAAGGCGAGCGGCTCTTCGAGGCCGCAAGCGAGCAGCTTGCCGACCTTGCGGAGTGGCTCGCCGCCCAACCGTGGGAGACGCTTGCCCCGCGCGAGCACGTTCGGTCCCGCGACGAGTCGAAGCGGTAA
- a CDS encoding cupin domain-containing protein: MDFSVATTDDIDSVVPDEYGGMWFFREPLDCAALGISLLELEPEGRGKPHDHADDGQEEVYLVVDGELTIALGGGDDEPPAEERTLTTGEAMRVGPGTWRALSNRGDEPVRVVVAGAP, translated from the coding sequence ATGGATTTCAGTGTCGCAACCACCGACGACATCGACAGCGTCGTTCCGGACGAATACGGCGGCATGTGGTTCTTCCGTGAGCCGTTGGACTGTGCGGCGCTCGGCATCTCGCTGCTGGAGTTGGAGCCGGAGGGCCGCGGAAAGCCCCACGACCATGCCGACGACGGCCAAGAGGAGGTGTATCTCGTCGTCGATGGCGAGTTGACCATCGCACTCGGCGGCGGCGACGACGAGCCACCGGCCGAAGAACGGACACTGACCACCGGCGAGGCGATGCGTGTCGGCCCGGGGACGTGGCGGGCGCTCTCGAACCGCGGCGACGAGCCGGTCCGGGTCGTCGTTGCCGGCGCGCCCTGA
- a CDS encoding winged helix-turn-helix transcriptional regulator: MDRQHVAVLVAVCMALALVPAGVAAAEEPAEAVAAATGPTVDATVTDRYRAGASAGLSRVDTDGVLEQPTRATIYEAIDESPGIDLAGLAAAADVTKSTARYHVDVLRDAGLVAGVEVAGALRFAPAELDAEVAGVLETDAPGTVLTAVADHEPASVRTLAEATDRAPSTVSHHLSELEARGLVERERRGEAVLTSLAPPARDALGAPPATADD, from the coding sequence ATGGACCGCCAGCACGTCGCCGTTCTCGTGGCTGTCTGCATGGCGCTTGCGCTCGTGCCGGCGGGCGTCGCCGCCGCCGAGGAGCCGGCTGAAGCCGTCGCTGCCGCGACCGGCCCGACCGTTGACGCAACGGTTACCGACCGTTACCGGGCGGGCGCGTCGGCGGGGCTGTCGCGGGTCGATACAGACGGCGTCCTCGAACAGCCGACTCGGGCGACGATATACGAAGCCATCGACGAGTCGCCGGGTATCGACCTCGCCGGACTGGCGGCGGCGGCTGACGTGACGAAGTCGACGGCACGGTATCACGTCGACGTGCTACGCGATGCCGGCCTCGTTGCGGGTGTCGAAGTCGCCGGTGCGTTACGCTTTGCGCCCGCGGAGCTCGACGCGGAGGTCGCCGGCGTGCTTGAGACGGACGCGCCGGGCACCGTGCTGACGGCGGTCGCCGACCACGAGCCGGCCTCGGTACGAACGCTGGCGGAGGCGACCGACCGCGCACCATCGACAGTCTCACACCACCTCTCGGAACTCGAAGCTCGCGGGCTCGTCGAGCGCGAACGCCGCGGTGAGGCCGTCCTCACATCGCTTGCCCCGCCGGCACGGGACGCCCTCGGGGCACCACCGGCAACAGCCGACGACTGA